In Brachyhypopomus gauderio isolate BG-103 chromosome 11, BGAUD_0.2, whole genome shotgun sequence, a single genomic region encodes these proteins:
- the LOC143526488 gene encoding uncharacterized protein LOC143526488: protein MIISDTVLSDEAVYYCGTTAPYPVFGVGTFLVVKDVNKFTTASEISEPHLTDDSVAGRPTADRNNTNMTTLEKTTSDSSLDSTVFGLGMTLGFSGILIVFLICSILRRQECENCKIKPSKADQSEERSTGALESHDMENYAALQFQKRNECVRTRDTPECVYSGVR from the exons ATGATCATTTCCGACACAGTTTTATCTGATGAAGCAGTGTACTACTGTGGCACGACCGCACCATACCCTGTGTTTGGAGTGGGAACGTTCTTGGTGGTCAAAG ATGTGAACAAGTTTACCACAGCTTCAGAAATATCTGAACCACATCTCACTGATGATTCAGTGGCAGGTAGACCAACAGCGGACAGGAACAACACCAACATGACAACACTAGAGAAGACCA CTTCCGACAGCTCACTGGACTCCACAGTGTTTGGTTTGGGAATGACTTTGGGTTTCTCTGGAATACTGATAGTCTTCCTCATTTGTTCCATACTGCGGAGACAAGAATGTGAAAATTGCAAAA TAAAACCTTCTAAAGCAGATCAATCAGAGGAGAGGTCAACAGGTGCTTTA GAATCTCATGACATGGAGAACTATGCAGCCTTGCAGTTCCAGAAGAGGAATGAGTGTGTCAGAACCAGGGACACACCCGAGTGTGTGTACTCCGGTGTGAGATAG
- the LOC143527577 gene encoding uncharacterized protein LOC143527577 isoform X3 has translation MSAHFSAMMLPLWMLFLLYKTCPVQTTEAVKQVVLIKPGTNLTLNCTFEETYSDALCIWFKQRLQQVPQQIGKVQKDKLGMLSHTFNNSSFIMEWINDRISLTILNPTEDDKGTYFCGLTDGKVVNFFSATFVSVRGPTTPAADPQYQHVVLLVILCLALCVSVIWNLTVCSFSWTREGCSDTIKKGERPHDQDPGTKQLCYAALQNSENQMQKIWSQGDEFTHVRFCPV, from the exons ATGTCTGCACATTTCTCTGCAATGATGTTACCACTCTGGATGCTATTTTTACTCTACAAGACAT GTCCTGTTCAAACTACAGAGGCTGTTAAACAAGTCGTCCTGATTAAACCTGGAACAAATCTCACTCTTAACTGCACATTTGAAGAAACATACAGTGATGCTCTTTGCATTTGGTTCAAGCAAAGATTGCAGCAGGTGCCTCAGCAAATAGGAAAAGTGCAAAAAGACAAGTTGGGCATGCTTTCACATACATTCAACAACTCCAGTTTCATAATGGAGTGGATTAATGACAGAATCTCTCTGACTATTCTAAATCCCACTGAAGACGATAAAGGAACGTACTTCTGTGGATTAACAGATGGGAAAGTGGTTAACTTTTTCTCTGCAACATTCGTCAGTGTGAGAG GTCCCACAACTCCTGCTGCAGATCCACAATACCAGCATGTTGTGCTGCTGGTGATTCTGTGTctggcactgtgtgtgtctgtaatctGGAATCTCACTGTATGTTCCTTCAGCTGGACAAGAGAGGGCTGCAGTG ACACCATcaagaagggagagagaccacATGACCAG GATCCTGGTACTAAGCAGCTCTGTTATGCTGCATTACAGAACTCTGAGAACCAGATGCAGAAGATATGGAGTCAAGGAGATGAGTTCACCCATGTGAGGTTCTGTCCTGTTTGA
- the LOC143527577 gene encoding uncharacterized protein LOC143527577 isoform X1, with protein sequence MSAHFSAMMLPLWMLFLLYKTCPVQTTEAVKQVVLIKPGTNLTLNCTFEETYSDALCIWFKQRLQQVPQQIGKVQKDKLGMLSHTFNNSSFIMEWINDRISLTILNPTEDDKGTYFCGLTDGKVVNFFSATFVSVREHPELNQTESDMTGIGVDQHKTSPTTPAADPQYQHVVLLVILCLALCVSVIWNLTVCSFSWTREGCSDTIKKGERPHDQDPGTKQLCYAALQNSENQMQKIWSQGDEFTHVRFCPV encoded by the exons ATGTCTGCACATTTCTCTGCAATGATGTTACCACTCTGGATGCTATTTTTACTCTACAAGACAT GTCCTGTTCAAACTACAGAGGCTGTTAAACAAGTCGTCCTGATTAAACCTGGAACAAATCTCACTCTTAACTGCACATTTGAAGAAACATACAGTGATGCTCTTTGCATTTGGTTCAAGCAAAGATTGCAGCAGGTGCCTCAGCAAATAGGAAAAGTGCAAAAAGACAAGTTGGGCATGCTTTCACATACATTCAACAACTCCAGTTTCATAATGGAGTGGATTAATGACAGAATCTCTCTGACTATTCTAAATCCCACTGAAGACGATAAAGGAACGTACTTCTGTGGATTAACAGATGGGAAAGTGGTTAACTTTTTCTCTGCAACATTCGTCAGTGTGAGAG AACATCCAGAGTTAAACCAAACAGAGTCTGACATGACAGGAATAGGGGTGGATCAACACAAAACAA GTCCCACAACTCCTGCTGCAGATCCACAATACCAGCATGTTGTGCTGCTGGTGATTCTGTGTctggcactgtgtgtgtctgtaatctGGAATCTCACTGTATGTTCCTTCAGCTGGACAAGAGAGGGCTGCAGTG ACACCATcaagaagggagagagaccacATGACCAG GATCCTGGTACTAAGCAGCTCTGTTATGCTGCATTACAGAACTCTGAGAACCAGATGCAGAAGATATGGAGTCAAGGAGATGAGTTCACCCATGTGAGGTTCTGTCCTGTTTGA
- the LOC143527577 gene encoding uncharacterized protein LOC143527577 isoform X2, which translates to MSAHFSAMMLPLWMLFLLYKTCPVQTTEAVKQVVLIKPGTNLTLNCTFEETYSDALCIWFKQRLQQVPQQIGKVQKDKLGMLSHTFNNSSFIMEWINDRISLTILNPTEDDKGTYFCGLTDGKVVNFFSATFVSVREHPELNQTESDMTGIGVDQHKTSPTTPAADPQYQHVVLLVILCLALCVSVIWNLTVCSFSWTREGCSDTIKKGERPHDQNSENQMQKIWSQGDEFTHVRFCPV; encoded by the exons ATGTCTGCACATTTCTCTGCAATGATGTTACCACTCTGGATGCTATTTTTACTCTACAAGACAT GTCCTGTTCAAACTACAGAGGCTGTTAAACAAGTCGTCCTGATTAAACCTGGAACAAATCTCACTCTTAACTGCACATTTGAAGAAACATACAGTGATGCTCTTTGCATTTGGTTCAAGCAAAGATTGCAGCAGGTGCCTCAGCAAATAGGAAAAGTGCAAAAAGACAAGTTGGGCATGCTTTCACATACATTCAACAACTCCAGTTTCATAATGGAGTGGATTAATGACAGAATCTCTCTGACTATTCTAAATCCCACTGAAGACGATAAAGGAACGTACTTCTGTGGATTAACAGATGGGAAAGTGGTTAACTTTTTCTCTGCAACATTCGTCAGTGTGAGAG AACATCCAGAGTTAAACCAAACAGAGTCTGACATGACAGGAATAGGGGTGGATCAACACAAAACAA GTCCCACAACTCCTGCTGCAGATCCACAATACCAGCATGTTGTGCTGCTGGTGATTCTGTGTctggcactgtgtgtgtctgtaatctGGAATCTCACTGTATGTTCCTTCAGCTGGACAAGAGAGGGCTGCAGTG ACACCATcaagaagggagagagaccacATGACCAG AACTCTGAGAACCAGATGCAGAAGATATGGAGTCAAGGAGATGAGTTCACCCATGTGAGGTTCTGTCCTGTTTGA